From a region of the Streptococcus ruminantium genome:
- a CDS encoding GBS Bsp-like repeat-containing protein, which produces MKKKTLLFLSLCALLSSSQLVQADTIDAPSSHVSSTAMANTGGQLSVVEEAGQMKAILSQITGEIIGITAQFSSETSVGYPLTFSIDEYGRYVAILDRTNFSQDDRDFTLKLTAQLTDGSSQQLTDYSFKWEVEKHDVASTLTSSGGSQAASTNIRAKAVSAVASHSTTSATSRTESSLSASSNVSQTQVSTGSTIASQPTGTITVENRNDAQGTFDVRITNVSSQQGISKVLVPTWTETNGQDDIIYHTADRQPDGSYLLKVNKSQHKNGTGKYNVHLYYRGFDGSMTYVAQTTTSLSEVSTTGNLSIANVNHQTGSFDVRITNVSSQQGISKVLVPTWTETNGQDDIIYHTADRQPDGSYLLKVNKSQHKNGTGKYNVHLYYRGFDGSMTYVAQTTTSLSEVSTTGNLSIANVNHQTGSFDVRITNVSSQQGISKVLVPTWTETNGQDDIIYHTADRQPDGSYLLKVNKSQHKNGTGKYNVHLYYRGFDGSMTYVAQTTTSLSEVSTTGNLSIANVNHQTGSFDVRITNVSSQQGISKVLVPTWTETNGQDDIIYHTADRQPDGSYLLKVNKSQHKNGTGKYNVHLYYRGFDGSMTYVAQTTTSLSEVSTTGNLSIANVNHQTGSFDVRITNVSSQQGISKVLVPTWTETNGQDDIIYHTADRQPDGSYLLKVNKSQHKNGTGRYNVHLYYRGFDGSMTYVNATTVDLPSAPRSYTVYLDPGHGGRDSGASYGGIHEKNLAMSVANKLKDSLVQRGINVLMTRTGDYDVDYRTERSSRVNKSNADLFISLHFNATGAGVTDTKGIETYWYKYDPEYQPKINKEKHNDPTRLAESEILANKVQASLIKETGAVNRGVKRETFAVLRETAVPAILVELGFMDNPSELQVIKQDSYHTRLARALTEGVMAWYGAVGGKAIGTESLPISDMQKGFIDVLIPAIKQTSKVHSILPSVMLAQAILESAWGTSHLATNGNNLFGIKADETWTGDTIEIVTNEYRNRELKQEKQLFRKYNSWKESIADYGKFFTSTPWRTKNYQGYREATDYQQAIVALRQSGYATDPRYGEKLRSVIESYKLYRLDN; this is translated from the coding sequence ATGAAAAAGAAAACCTTATTATTTCTTTCTTTGTGTGCGTTGCTATCATCTAGTCAACTTGTTCAAGCAGATACTATAGACGCACCATCAAGTCATGTTTCTTCAACAGCAATGGCTAATACTGGTGGTCAGTTATCTGTGGTTGAAGAAGCAGGACAAATGAAGGCTATCTTATCTCAGATTACAGGAGAAATTATTGGCATAACTGCTCAGTTTAGTTCAGAAACTAGTGTTGGCTATCCCCTTACATTTTCAATTGATGAATACGGAAGATATGTAGCAATTCTGGATCGTACAAACTTTTCTCAAGACGATCGAGATTTTACACTGAAATTAACAGCACAACTCACTGATGGTAGCTCGCAACAATTAACGGATTATAGTTTTAAATGGGAAGTGGAAAAGCATGATGTTGCAAGTACTCTAACATCCTCAGGAGGTAGTCAAGCAGCTTCAACCAATATAAGAGCGAAAGCAGTGTCGGCTGTTGCTAGTCATTCAACAACTTCAGCCACAAGCAGAACAGAAAGTTCATTGAGTGCGTCATCAAATGTTTCACAAACTCAGGTGAGTACTGGTTCAACAATAGCTAGTCAGCCTACTGGTACCATTACCGTTGAGAACCGTAATGATGCTCAAGGCACCTTTGATGTTCGTATTACCAATGTCTCCTCTCAGCAAGGTATCAGTAAGGTCTTGGTTCCAACTTGGACAGAAACCAACGGTCAGGATGATATTATTTACCATACCGCAGATCGCCAACCAGATGGTAGCTACCTGTTGAAAGTTAATAAATCTCAGCACAAAAATGGTACTGGCAAGTACAATGTTCACTTGTATTACCGTGGCTTTGATGGCAGTATGACCTATGTTGCACAGACCACGACTAGCTTGTCAGAGGTTTCTACTACGGGCAATTTGAGTATTGCCAATGTTAACCATCAAACAGGTAGTTTTGATGTTCGTATTACCAATGTCTCCTCTCAGCAGGGTATCAGTAAGGTCTTGGTTCCAACTTGGACAGAGACCAACGGTCAGGATGATATTATTTACCATACCGCAGATCGCCAACCAGATGGTAGTTACCTGCTGAAAGTTAATAAATCTCAGCACAAAAATGGTACTGGCAAGTACAATGTTCACTTGTATTACCGTGGCTTTGATGGCAGTATGACCTATGTTGCACAGACCACGACTAGCTTGTCAGAGGTTTCTACTACGGGCAATTTGAGTATTGCCAATGTTAACCATCAAACAGGTAGTTTTGATGTTCGTATTACCAATGTCTCCTCTCAGCAGGGTATCAGTAAGGTCTTGGTCCCAACTTGGACAGAGACCAACGGTCAGGATGATATTATTTACCATACCGCAGATCGCCAACCAGATGGTAGTTACCTGCTGAAAGTTAATAAATCTCAGCACAAAAATGGTACTGGCAAGTACAATGTTCACTTGTATTACCGTGGCTTTGATGGCAGTATGACCTATGTTGCACAGACCACGACTAGCTTGTCAGAGGTTTCTACTACGGGCAATTTGAGTATTGCCAATGTTAACCATCAAACAGGTAGTTTTGATGTTCGTATTACCAATGTCTCCTCTCAGCAGGGTATCAGTAAGGTCTTGGTCCCAACTTGGACAGAGACCAACGGTCAGGATGATATTATTTACCATACCGCAGATCGCCAACCAGATGGTAGTTACCTGCTGAAAGTTAATAAATCTCAGCACAAAAATGGCACTGGCAAGTACAATGTTCACTTGTATTACCGTGGCTTTGATGGCAGTATGACCTATGTTGCACAGACCACGACTAGCTTGTCAGAGGTTTCTACTACGGGCAATTTGAGTATTGCCAATGTTAACCATCAAACAGGTAGTTTTGATGTTCGTATTACCAATGTCTCCTCTCAGCAGGGTATCAGTAAGGTCTTGGTCCCAACTTGGACAGAGACCAACGGTCAGGATGATATTATTTACCATACCGCAGATCGCCAACCAGATGGTAGCTACCTGTTGAAAGTTAATAAATCTCAGCATAAAAATGGCACTGGCAGGTACAATGTTCACTTGTATTACCGAGGCTTTGATGGCAGTATGACCTATGTGAATGCTACCACGGTTGATTTACCTTCAGCACCACGTTCCTACACAGTCTACCTTGATCCGGGACATGGTGGTAGAGATTCTGGTGCCTCCTACGGTGGAATTCATGAAAAAAATCTCGCTATGTCTGTTGCAAATAAATTGAAAGACAGTCTTGTACAACGTGGTATCAATGTTTTAATGACCCGTACCGGTGATTACGATGTTGACTATCGTACGGAGCGTTCAAGTCGGGTTAATAAAAGCAATGCTGATTTGTTCATTAGCCTTCATTTCAATGCGACAGGAGCAGGGGTGACCGATACGAAAGGGATTGAAACTTACTGGTATAAGTATGATCCTGAGTATCAACCAAAAATTAACAAAGAAAAACACAATGATCCTACCCGATTGGCTGAAAGTGAAATCTTAGCTAATAAGGTTCAAGCAAGCTTGATTAAGGAAACTGGAGCAGTAAACCGTGGGGTGAAAAGGGAGACCTTTGCAGTGCTTCGTGAAACAGCAGTTCCAGCTATTCTAGTAGAACTTGGTTTTATGGATAATCCTTCCGAGTTGCAGGTTATTAAACAAGATTCGTATCATACTCGTCTTGCTAGAGCTTTGACAGAAGGGGTAATGGCTTGGTATGGTGCTGTTGGGGGAAAAGCAATAGGGACTGAATCATTACCTATTTCTGATATGCAAAAAGGTTTTATTGATGTTTTAATACCCGCCATCAAACAAACTTCCAAGGTCCATTCTATTCTTCCAAGTGTCATGTTAGCTCAAGCTATTTTAGAAAGTGCATGGGGAACGTCTCATTTGGCCACTAATGGAAATAATCTCTTCGGTATCAAGGCCGACGAAACATGGACTGGTGATACTATCGAAATTGTAACCAACGAATACCGCAACAGAGAACTTAAACAAGAAAAACAGTTATTTAGAAAATATAATTCATGGAAAGAAAGCATAGCTGACTATGGTAAATTCTTTACCTCTACTCCATGGAGAACAAAGAATTATCAAGGTTATAGAGAAGCGACTGATTATCAGCAAGCTATTGTTGCCTTGCGACAATCGGGATATGCAACTGATCCACGATATGGTGAAAAACTACGTTCTGTTATTGAAAGTTATAAATTGTACCGTTTGGATAATTAA
- the rfbD gene encoding dTDP-4-dehydrorhamnose reductase yields MILITGANGQLGTELRYLLDERGIKYIAADVAEMDITDAEAVDTFFAEVKPTVVYHCAAYTAVDMAEDEGKELNYKINVIGSENIAKAAAKYDAILVYISTDYVFDGNLSVGQEWQVNDQPNPQSEYGRAKRLGEEVVEKFADKFYTVRTAWVFGNYGKNFVFTMQNLAETRDTLTVVNDQHGRPTWTRTLAEFMVHLVDTKQEFGYYHLSNDANEDTTWFDFAVEILKDTNTTVLPVDSSQFPAKAKRPFNSTMSLAKAKATGFIIPTWQEALEEFYKQEKK; encoded by the coding sequence ATGATTTTAATTACAGGTGCAAATGGTCAGTTAGGGACTGAATTGCGTTACCTTTTGGACGAACGTGGTATCAAATACATTGCCGCAGATGTTGCAGAAATGGATATTACAGATGCGGAAGCAGTTGATACATTTTTTGCAGAAGTAAAGCCAACTGTCGTTTACCATTGCGCAGCTTATACCGCAGTTGATATGGCGGAAGATGAAGGTAAAGAATTGAACTACAAAATAAATGTTATCGGTTCTGAAAATATTGCCAAGGCAGCTGCTAAGTATGATGCAATTCTTGTTTACATCTCCACAGACTATGTCTTCGATGGTAATCTGTCAGTTGGTCAAGAATGGCAGGTCAATGATCAACCAAATCCCCAGTCTGAGTACGGTCGTGCCAAACGCTTAGGCGAAGAGGTAGTTGAGAAATTTGCTGATAAGTTCTACACTGTGCGTACGGCTTGGGTATTTGGTAACTATGGTAAAAACTTTGTCTTTACTATGCAAAATCTTGCTGAGACACGTGACACCTTGACTGTTGTCAACGACCAGCATGGGCGCCCAACTTGGACACGGACCTTGGCGGAATTTATGGTTCATCTAGTGGATACAAAGCAAGAATTTGGTTACTACCATTTGTCAAATGACGCGAATGAAGATACAACCTGGTTTGACTTTGCAGTAGAAATCCTCAAGGATACCAATACTACGGTACTACCGGTGGATTCTAGTCAATTCCCTGCTAAAGCTAAACGCCCATTTAATTCAACTATGAGCCTAGCTAAGGCGAAAGCAACTGGCTTTATCATTCCGACCTGGCAAGAAGCATTAGAGGAATTTTATAAACAAGAGAAAAAATAG
- the rfbB gene encoding dTDP-glucose 4,6-dehydratase → MSEFKHIIVTGGAGFIGSNFVHYVYNNHPDVHVTVLDKLTYAGNRANLEAILGDRVELVVGDIADAELVDKLAANADAIVHYAAESHNDNSLNDPSPFIHTNFIGTYTLLEAARKYDIRFHHVSTDEVYGDLPLREDLPGHGEGPGEKFTADTNYNPSSPYSSTKAASDLIVKAWVRSFGVKATISNCSNNYGPYQHIEKFIPRQITNILAGIKPKLYGEGKNVRDWIHTNDHSTGVWAILTKGRIGETYLIGADGEKNNKEVLELILEKMGQPKDAYDHVTDRAGHDLRYAIDASKLRDELGWEPRFTNFSEGLEETIKWYTDNKEWWQGEKAAVEANYAKTQEVIE, encoded by the coding sequence ATGTCAGAATTCAAACATATTATTGTCACAGGTGGAGCTGGCTTCATCGGTTCAAACTTTGTGCACTACGTTTACAATAACCATCCAGATGTCCATGTGACTGTTCTGGATAAATTGACTTATGCGGGTAACCGTGCCAATTTAGAAGCAATTCTGGGTGACCGTGTAGAGTTGGTTGTCGGTGACATCGCTGATGCTGAGCTGGTGGACAAGTTAGCAGCCAACGCTGATGCGATTGTCCACTATGCAGCTGAAAGTCACAATGATAACTCGCTCAATGATCCATCACCATTCATCCATACCAACTTTATCGGGACTTACACCCTTTTGGAAGCTGCTCGTAAGTATGATATTCGCTTCCATCATGTATCAACGGATGAAGTTTATGGCGATCTTCCTCTACGTGAAGATTTACCAGGGCATGGTGAAGGACCAGGTGAGAAATTCACTGCTGATACCAACTACAACCCAAGTTCGCCTTATTCATCAACAAAAGCAGCTTCTGATTTGATTGTTAAAGCCTGGGTGCGTTCATTTGGTGTTAAGGCCACTATCTCCAACTGTTCAAACAACTACGGACCTTACCAACATATTGAAAAATTCATTCCTCGTCAGATTACCAATATTTTGGCCGGTATCAAACCAAAGCTCTATGGTGAAGGCAAGAATGTTCGTGACTGGATTCACACCAATGATCACTCAACAGGCGTTTGGGCTATCTTGACCAAGGGTCGTATAGGGGAAACTTACCTAATTGGTGCTGATGGTGAGAAGAATAATAAGGAAGTTCTTGAACTAATTTTAGAGAAAATGGGGCAACCTAAAGATGCTTACGATCATGTGACAGACCGTGCAGGTCATGATTTACGTTATGCCATTGATGCTAGCAAACTTCGTGATGAACTTGGGTGGGAGCCACGATTTACCAACTTCTCAGAAGGTTTAGAAGAGACCATCAAGTGGTACACCGATAATAAAGAATGGTGGCAAGGTGAAAAAGCAGCGGTCGAAGCTAATTACGCTAAAACGCAAGAGGTAATCGAATAA
- a CDS encoding phosphoribosylanthranilate isomerase, whose amino-acid sequence MFSVFLEIAEQLNKIGITPLLMGSVGLELRTAQDWQARDLDIHVPGDPRGWQVSDEERIYQFEAIHQVMVTLGYKLVDRHEHEYQKDDLSIEFGVIDTLPDFAGIRLEELEEQVTKGVHYYLPTLEQYLAIYQSSSKDSYRADQNNHKDFAKIDYLSQSLKN is encoded by the coding sequence ATGTTTTCAGTATTTTTGGAAATAGCAGAGCAGCTCAATAAGATTGGCATAACTCCTTTGTTAATGGGCTCTGTTGGATTGGAACTTAGGACCGCTCAAGACTGGCAAGCTAGAGATTTGGATATTCACGTGCCTGGTGATCCAAGGGGCTGGCAAGTCTCTGATGAAGAACGGATTTACCAGTTTGAGGCCATTCATCAGGTTATGGTAACGCTTGGTTATAAGCTTGTTGACCGTCATGAACACGAGTATCAAAAGGATGATTTGTCTATCGAGTTTGGTGTCATAGATACTCTCCCTGATTTTGCAGGTATCCGCTTAGAAGAATTGGAAGAGCAAGTGACAAAAGGAGTTCATTATTATCTACCAACCTTGGAGCAGTACTTGGCTATTTATCAATCCTCTTCAAAAGATTCTTACCGAGCTGATCAAAATAACCATAAAGATTTTGCAAAAATTGACTACCTAAGTCAATCACTAAAGAACTAA
- a CDS encoding dTDP-4-dehydrorhamnose 3,5-epimerase family protein, producing the protein MIENFFGKTLAARAVETIPGMLEFDIPVHGDNRGWFKENFQKEKMLPLGFPESFFAEGKLQNNVSFSRKNVLRGLHAEPWDKYISVADGGKVLGTWVDLREGDTFGNTYQTIIDASKGIFVPRGVANGFQVLSDFVAYSYLVNDYWALELKPKYAFVNYADPSLDITWENLAEAEVSEADKNHPLLKDVKPLKKEDL; encoded by the coding sequence ATGATAGAAAACTTTTTCGGAAAAACATTAGCAGCACGTGCAGTAGAAACTATCCCCGGCATGTTGGAATTCGATATTCCGGTTCACGGAGATAATCGTGGCTGGTTTAAGGAAAATTTTCAAAAGGAAAAAATGCTTCCACTGGGTTTTCCAGAAAGTTTCTTTGCCGAAGGAAAGTTGCAAAATAATGTCAGTTTTTCACGTAAGAACGTCCTTAGGGGACTTCATGCCGAGCCTTGGGACAAGTATATCTCTGTAGCAGATGGCGGTAAGGTTTTAGGAACTTGGGTTGACCTACGCGAAGGTGACACTTTTGGGAATACCTATCAGACAATCATTGATGCGAGTAAGGGTATTTTTGTACCGCGCGGTGTTGCTAACGGATTTCAAGTACTGTCAGATTTTGTAGCTTATAGCTATCTAGTCAATGATTACTGGGCTTTGGAGCTCAAGCCTAAGTATGCCTTTGTTAACTATGCGGATCCTAGTTTGGACATCACTTGGGAAAATCTGGCAGAGGCAGAAGTTTCTGAGGCCGATAAGAACCACCCCTTGCTCAAGGATGTTAAACCCTTAAAAAAAGAGGATTTGTAA
- the rfbA gene encoding glucose-1-phosphate thymidylyltransferase RfbA: MKGIILAGGSGTRLYPLTRAASKQLMPIYDKPMIYYPLSTLMLAGIKEILIISTPQDLPRFEDMLGDGSELGISLSYAEQPSPDGLAQAFIIGEEFIGDDPVALILGDNIYHGNGLTKMLQRAASKETGATVFGYQVKDPERFGVVEFDSDMNAISIEEKPEQPKSNFAVTGLYFYDNDVVEIAKNIKPSPRGELEITDVNKAYLERGDLSVELMGRGFAWLDTGTHESLLEAAQYIETVQRLQNVQVANLEEIAYRMGYISKEQVHELAQPLKKNEYGQYLLRLIGETE; this comes from the coding sequence ATGAAAGGTATTATTCTGGCAGGTGGATCAGGAACTCGGCTTTATCCACTTACGCGTGCAGCTTCAAAACAGCTGATGCCCATTTATGATAAACCGATGATTTACTATCCGCTATCAACACTTATGTTAGCTGGGATTAAAGAGATTTTGATTATTTCCACACCTCAAGATTTGCCACGTTTTGAGGACATGTTAGGAGATGGATCTGAATTGGGAATCTCGCTTTCTTATGCTGAGCAACCAAGTCCAGATGGGTTGGCCCAAGCGTTCATTATTGGCGAAGAGTTCATTGGTGATGACCCTGTTGCGCTTATCTTGGGAGATAATATCTATCATGGTAATGGTTTGACCAAGATGTTGCAACGGGCAGCAAGTAAGGAAACTGGTGCAACAGTCTTTGGTTATCAAGTGAAAGACCCAGAGCGTTTTGGTGTTGTGGAGTTTGACTCAGATATGAATGCTATATCCATTGAAGAAAAACCGGAGCAGCCAAAGTCAAATTTTGCGGTTACAGGTCTCTATTTCTATGACAATGATGTTGTGGAGATTGCTAAAAATATCAAGCCATCACCTCGTGGAGAACTTGAGATCACAGATGTCAACAAAGCCTACCTTGAGCGTGGAGATTTGTCTGTTGAGCTAATGGGACGTGGATTTGCATGGCTGGATACAGGCACGCATGAGAGCTTACTAGAAGCAGCGCAGTACATTGAGACTGTTCAACGCTTGCAGAATGTTCAAGTTGCCAATTTAGAAGAAATTGCCTATCGTATGGGCTATATCAGCAAGGAACAAGTGCATGAATTGGCACAGCCACTCAAGAAAAATGAATACGGACAGTATCTGCTCCGTTTGATTGGAGAAACTGAATGA
- a CDS encoding Nif3-like dinuclear metal center hexameric protein yields MLASKVIERYQAFCPTSLSMEGDSGLQIGTLSKEVKRVMVALDIRETTVAEAIDKQIDLIIVKHAPIFRPLKDLVEDNPQTKIYLDLVKNDIAVYVSHTDIDVVEGGMNDWFCELLDIKDTTYLHETAEGQGVGRIGTIAEQSLEELALKVKSVFDLDAVRLVAYDHQTKQRVSRIAICGGSGGSFYQDALTKGADVYITGDIYYHTGQDMLTQGLLAIDPGHHIEVLFITKIAGLLEKWKAEENWELEILASTISTNPFRHL; encoded by the coding sequence ATGTTAGCAAGTAAAGTTATCGAACGCTATCAGGCTTTTTGTCCAACTAGTTTATCCATGGAAGGTGATTCGGGGTTGCAAATCGGTACACTCAGCAAAGAAGTCAAACGCGTCATGGTGGCCTTGGATATTCGAGAAACAACGGTAGCAGAAGCCATTGATAAGCAGATTGATTTGATTATTGTCAAACATGCACCAATTTTCCGACCACTAAAAGATTTGGTGGAAGATAACCCACAGACAAAAATATACCTAGATTTGGTCAAAAACGATATTGCGGTCTATGTCAGCCATACAGATATCGATGTGGTTGAAGGAGGGATGAATGATTGGTTCTGTGAATTGCTAGATATAAAAGATACGACTTACCTGCATGAAACTGCCGAGGGTCAAGGAGTCGGTCGTATTGGGACGATAGCAGAGCAGAGTCTGGAAGAATTGGCCTTGAAAGTTAAGTCCGTCTTTGATTTGGATGCTGTTCGTCTGGTTGCCTATGATCATCAAACGAAACAGCGTGTCAGTCGCATTGCTATTTGTGGAGGTAGCGGAGGCTCTTTTTATCAAGATGCCCTAACTAAAGGAGCAGACGTATACATCACAGGAGATATTTATTACCACACAGGGCAGGATATGCTAACTCAAGGACTTTTGGCAATTGATCCCGGCCATCATATCGAGGTCTTGTTTATCACTAAAATTGCAGGTCTATTAGAAAAATGGAAGGCAGAGGAGAATTGGGAGTTGGAAATTTTAGCCTCAACCATTTCGACTAATCCATTTAGGCATTTATAA
- a CDS encoding tRNA (adenine(22)-N(1))-methyltransferase codes for METKLSKRLETVASFVPKGARLVDVGSDHAYLPLFLVEQGQVDFAIAGEVVQGPYRSALQNVEQAGKLDKIQVRLANGLAAIEVADNITAITIAGMGGRLIADILEAGKDKLANVERLILQPNNREDDVRRWLEKNQFKLIAEEILEENGKFYEVLVAESGQMKLLEIEHRFGPYLLEQKSSIFIKKWHKEQEKLKVAFEQIPLECGEDRLVIFHKIKQIEEALYVSK; via the coding sequence ATGGAAACAAAATTATCAAAAAGATTGGAGACAGTCGCAAGTTTTGTGCCTAAAGGAGCACGTTTAGTAGATGTAGGGAGTGATCATGCTTATCTCCCTCTTTTTTTGGTGGAGCAAGGACAAGTTGATTTTGCGATAGCTGGTGAGGTTGTTCAAGGTCCTTATCGGTCAGCCTTACAAAATGTGGAACAGGCAGGGAAATTGGATAAGATTCAAGTTCGTTTAGCAAATGGTCTGGCGGCTATAGAAGTGGCTGATAATATCACCGCAATTACTATCGCAGGCATGGGTGGTAGGCTCATTGCCGATATTTTGGAAGCTGGAAAAGACAAATTAGCAAACGTTGAGCGCTTGATTCTCCAGCCTAATAATCGTGAGGATGATGTCCGTCGCTGGCTTGAAAAAAATCAGTTCAAATTGATTGCTGAAGAGATTCTGGAAGAAAATGGCAAATTCTACGAAGTCCTCGTTGCAGAATCTGGGCAGATGAAGTTATTGGAAATTGAACATCGATTCGGTCCGTATTTATTAGAACAAAAGTCTTCGATTTTTATCAAAAAGTGGCATAAGGAACAGGAAAAGTTAAAAGTAGCTTTTGAACAAATTCCACTGGAATGCGGTGAAGATCGACTTGTTATTTTTCATAAAATCAAACAGATTGAGGAGGCTCTCTATGTTAGCAAGTAA
- a CDS encoding DnaD domain-containing protein — protein MNYSQQFRQGYLVLPAAILFHYQELFPSADDFLIWQFFFHQNSSSMESLAPSEIAQATGKTVAQVNQAIENLQEAGLLEFKTISIAGEIEMIFNAFPALERLDHLLLQKQRPELIQPENDLKTLVGDFERELGRFLSPFEVEDLQKTVEDDKTSVDLVRAALKEAVFNNKTNWKYIQAILRNWRREGITTPAQVEAKNAEREIQTPKNVAVSSDFLDAMDLWKE, from the coding sequence ATGAACTATTCACAGCAATTTCGGCAGGGGTATCTGGTTTTGCCTGCAGCCATCTTATTTCATTACCAAGAGCTTTTTCCATCAGCAGATGACTTTTTGATATGGCAATTTTTCTTTCATCAGAATTCATCATCCATGGAGTCTCTAGCACCAAGTGAAATTGCACAAGCAACTGGTAAGACTGTTGCTCAGGTTAACCAAGCTATTGAAAATCTACAAGAAGCCGGTCTTTTGGAATTTAAAACAATCAGCATTGCAGGTGAAATTGAAATGATATTTAATGCTTTTCCTGCCTTGGAACGACTAGATCATCTCTTGTTACAGAAGCAGCGGCCGGAACTTATACAGCCAGAGAATGATTTAAAGACCTTAGTTGGTGATTTTGAACGTGAACTTGGTCGTTTCTTATCACCTTTTGAGGTTGAGGACTTACAGAAAACTGTTGAGGATGATAAGACTTCTGTGGATTTAGTGCGTGCAGCCTTGAAAGAAGCGGTTTTTAATAACAAGACCAATTGGAAATATATCCAGGCTATTCTACGAAATTGGCGTCGGGAGGGAATTACTACTCCTGCTCAGGTAGAAGCCAAGAATGCAGAAAGAGAGATTCAGACACCTAAGAATGTAGCAGTATCAAGTGATTTTCTTGATGCGATGGATCTTTGGAAAGAGTAA